One window of the Mycobacterium sp. SVM_VP21 genome contains the following:
- a CDS encoding SDR family NAD(P)-dependent oxidoreductase, producing the protein MLNSHPTTLPDGRIPVLISAHARDLVAAEAGALARYLHTHSAGVEAVAQTLRATRPVRRYRAVIRARDTAELIAGLDAVYRGVEHSLVAQSHQPATARTAFVFPGQGNQWPGMGAELLGLAAYRAEADRCHDAFLRAGHASPLSYLRGTKDTNPVVVQAAQFTHAAALAATWRHFGVLPDIAVGHSLGELAAAYTAGVVDLDAAVAVVAARAQLTDQLAANAPVRFGMAMIALNADAAADLIAATPGWLELSVVNGPESVVVSGELPAIQQVLETADRRGVFARELPVRYPAHTSALEPLRDQLTGQLPEAQFHSTPVEFIGSVYGGPIPPATTFRQYWFDNLRRQVRFDLAAAAAVARGVTTFIEMSAHPTLVVALGDSVGAAQVLGSTDRDRSAGEALAANIAAAAIADPGYRWRDFAPDAPGLLRHFPHAPMHTNRLWAGTETPAPRHRMPVVMTESWLPVTEPQRRPARVSIVDYAGQSAELTAQLAAELDAELVNPADAEFLLLLAPLADAADTATATGEFAEHAAGQSAVRPGQNCRRVWLLTRGAEQLDGDPLPRPGAAALAALHRSTGFDYPDHTFAHLDLPVQPTVADLRAVGAALWLTDTEVAVRAGSLATRRFVESVESRAAATVPTVPETVVISGGTGAIGLAYAAFCAEHGAREVILLSRSGATDASTPQLEALRARIGVRITAIRCDITDDAAVAAVIAQYRPVPAGLLVHTASAEAVAASKVTAEAVRDAFGAKVIGLDNLARLWPLDADARVLVCSSVLALWGGSGHGLYAAANRMADTLVGQLRAQGLGATSIRWGLWRSVAVVSGEEKDRIARTGLTPMAPEAAITAGLLAAPNDPAILAADFDRLSVFFDSQGVPSPFDASLTAAPPDANADRPIGEVVTDELVTVLGLEGPDDIDMHRALVDLGLDSLLALDLRKRLGRATGLRVALGPLLAGMTGAQLTAMLTDDAAPAAATERTVFTHD; encoded by the coding sequence GTGCTGAACAGTCACCCGACCACCCTGCCCGACGGCCGGATCCCCGTGCTGATCTCGGCACACGCCCGCGACCTGGTGGCTGCCGAGGCCGGCGCGCTGGCGCGTTACCTGCACACGCATTCCGCCGGGGTCGAGGCGGTTGCCCAGACTCTGCGGGCCACCCGTCCGGTGCGCCGCTATCGCGCGGTGATCCGGGCCCGCGATACCGCTGAGCTCATCGCCGGCCTCGATGCCGTCTATCGCGGCGTCGAACACTCCCTGGTGGCTCAGTCGCATCAACCCGCGACCGCGCGCACCGCGTTCGTATTCCCCGGCCAGGGGAATCAATGGCCCGGCATGGGAGCCGAGCTGCTCGGCCTGGCGGCGTACCGTGCCGAGGCGGACCGCTGCCATGACGCCTTCCTGCGAGCCGGTCACGCTTCGCCGCTGAGCTACCTGCGCGGCACCAAGGACACCAACCCCGTGGTGGTACAGGCAGCCCAGTTCACCCATGCTGCGGCACTGGCAGCCACCTGGCGGCATTTCGGCGTGCTGCCCGACATCGCCGTCGGGCACAGCCTGGGGGAGCTGGCCGCCGCCTACACCGCCGGCGTGGTGGACTTGGACGCCGCCGTGGCGGTGGTGGCCGCACGGGCGCAACTGACCGACCAGCTGGCCGCCAACGCACCGGTCCGGTTCGGCATGGCGATGATCGCCCTGAACGCCGACGCCGCCGCCGATCTCATCGCCGCGACCCCTGGCTGGCTGGAGCTGTCGGTGGTGAACGGCCCCGAATCGGTGGTCGTGTCGGGCGAATTACCGGCGATACAGCAGGTTCTGGAGACCGCCGACCGGCGCGGAGTCTTTGCCCGCGAGCTGCCGGTGCGCTATCCGGCGCACACCAGCGCCCTGGAGCCGCTGCGAGATCAGCTGACCGGCCAGCTTCCCGAGGCGCAATTCCACAGCACCCCGGTGGAATTCATCGGATCGGTGTACGGCGGACCGATCCCGCCCGCGACTACGTTCCGCCAGTATTGGTTCGACAATCTGCGCCGGCAGGTCCGGTTCGACTTGGCCGCGGCTGCCGCGGTGGCGCGCGGCGTCACAACGTTCATCGAGATGTCGGCGCACCCGACCCTGGTGGTGGCGCTCGGCGACTCCGTCGGTGCCGCACAGGTGCTGGGCAGCACCGACCGCGACCGGTCCGCCGGTGAGGCGCTGGCAGCGAACATCGCCGCCGCGGCGATTGCCGACCCCGGCTACCGCTGGCGCGACTTTGCGCCGGATGCTCCTGGGCTGCTGCGGCATTTCCCGCACGCACCGATGCACACCAACCGGCTGTGGGCCGGCACGGAGACACCCGCGCCGCGCCACCGGATGCCGGTCGTCATGACCGAAAGCTGGCTGCCGGTCACCGAGCCGCAGCGGCGGCCCGCGCGGGTGTCCATCGTCGACTATGCCGGGCAATCGGCCGAACTGACCGCGCAATTGGCGGCCGAGCTGGACGCCGAGCTGGTGAACCCGGCCGACGCCGAATTCCTGCTACTGCTCGCTCCGCTTGCCGACGCGGCCGATACAGCCACCGCAACCGGCGAGTTCGCCGAACACGCGGCCGGCCAGAGCGCTGTCCGGCCAGGACAGAACTGCCGCCGGGTATGGCTGCTGACCCGCGGCGCCGAGCAACTCGACGGTGATCCGCTACCGCGCCCAGGTGCGGCCGCGCTGGCCGCGCTGCATCGCAGCACCGGGTTCGACTACCCCGACCACACGTTCGCGCACCTGGACCTGCCGGTGCAGCCCACGGTCGCGGACCTGCGAGCCGTGGGTGCTGCACTCTGGTTGACCGACACCGAGGTTGCGGTACGTGCCGGAAGCCTGGCAACCCGTCGATTCGTCGAGTCCGTCGAGTCCAGGGCCGCCGCAACGGTTCCCACGGTCCCGGAGACCGTGGTGATCAGCGGCGGAACCGGCGCCATCGGCTTGGCCTACGCGGCGTTCTGCGCCGAACACGGCGCCCGCGAAGTCATCCTGCTCAGCCGCAGCGGGGCCACCGATGCGAGTACGCCGCAACTGGAGGCGCTGCGGGCGCGAATCGGAGTGCGCATCACCGCGATCCGCTGCGACATCACCGACGACGCTGCGGTGGCGGCGGTCATCGCGCAATATCGCCCGGTACCGGCCGGGCTGCTGGTTCACACGGCGTCGGCAGAAGCGGTGGCCGCCTCGAAGGTGACCGCCGAGGCGGTCCGGGACGCGTTCGGCGCCAAGGTGATCGGACTGGACAACCTGGCACGGCTCTGGCCGCTGGACGCCGATGCACGGGTGCTGGTGTGCTCCTCGGTGCTGGCGCTGTGGGGTGGGTCGGGACACGGACTCTACGCGGCGGCCAACCGGATGGCTGACACGCTGGTGGGACAGCTGCGGGCGCAGGGCCTGGGCGCCACCTCCATCCGCTGGGGATTATGGCGCAGCGTTGCCGTGGTCAGCGGCGAGGAGAAGGACCGGATCGCTCGCACCGGCCTCACGCCGATGGCCCCGGAGGCCGCGATCACCGCGGGACTTCTTGCCGCGCCGAACGACCCGGCGATCCTGGCCGCCGATTTCGATCGACTGTCGGTGTTCTTCGACAGCCAGGGCGTGCCCTCGCCCTTCGATGCATCACTGACCGCCGCCCCGCCTGACGCCAACGCCGATCGACCGATCGGTGAGGTGGTGACCGACGAACTGGTGACGGTGCTTGGCCTGGAAGGCCCCGACGACATCGACATGCATCGAGCCCTGGTCGACCTTGGCCTGGATTCACTTCTCGCACTGGACCTGCGCAAGCGCCTGGGGCGGGCCACCGGCCTGCGTGTGGCGCTCGGTCCGCTGCTGGCCGGAATGACCGGAGCCCAGCTGACAGCGATGTTGACCGATGACGCAGCGCCGGCCGCGGCGACCGAAAGGACTGTGTTCACCCATGACTGA
- a CDS encoding polyketide synthase has product MNDRREDPVVITGLGVEAPGGIDTAEQYWSLLADGREALSTIPEDRDWAVRELIEGSHRDGFKPICNAGGFLSGAAEFDPGFFGIAPREAVAMDPQQRVALRVAWRALEDAGINPDELSGHDVGVYLGASVTGYGPDMAQFSAHSGHLLPGTALSVISGRIAYTLGLAGPAITVDTSCSSALSALHLAVQAIQTGDTDMALAGGVCVMGSPGFFVEFSKQHALSDDGHCRPYSAAATGTVWAEGAGIFVLQRKSAALRDRRHIYGEIMASRLNQDGHTTGLLTPSEQAQQRLFRHALADAGVHPSQVGMIEGHGTGTRVGDPVELRSLISVYGTDTTAGAGPRLGSVKSNIGHSQAAAGALGLTKVLLAAEHQTIPPTLHVRDGWHDGIDWDEHGITLAETITAWPASDGRRIGSVSAFGMSGTNAHLIVGVDEVAPC; this is encoded by the coding sequence ATGAATGATCGGCGCGAGGACCCGGTCGTCATCACCGGCCTCGGCGTCGAGGCGCCCGGTGGGATCGACACCGCCGAGCAGTACTGGTCACTGCTGGCCGACGGCCGTGAGGCGCTGAGCACCATCCCCGAGGACCGGGACTGGGCGGTGCGCGAACTCATCGAGGGATCGCACCGCGACGGCTTCAAGCCGATCTGCAATGCGGGCGGATTCCTGTCCGGCGCTGCCGAATTCGACCCCGGATTCTTCGGGATCGCACCACGCGAGGCGGTCGCGATGGACCCGCAACAGCGGGTGGCACTGCGGGTGGCCTGGCGCGCCTTGGAAGATGCCGGCATCAATCCCGACGAGCTCAGCGGCCACGACGTCGGCGTGTACCTCGGTGCGTCCGTCACCGGCTACGGCCCGGACATGGCGCAGTTCAGCGCGCACAGCGGTCACCTACTGCCCGGCACCGCACTGTCGGTGATCTCCGGCCGGATCGCCTACACCCTGGGACTGGCCGGCCCTGCGATCACCGTCGACACCTCCTGCTCGTCGGCGCTGTCCGCGTTGCACCTGGCGGTGCAGGCGATTCAGACCGGTGACACCGACATGGCGCTCGCCGGTGGGGTGTGCGTGATGGGCTCACCCGGCTTCTTCGTCGAGTTCTCCAAACAGCACGCGCTCTCCGACGACGGCCACTGCCGGCCCTACAGCGCCGCCGCCACCGGAACGGTGTGGGCCGAAGGCGCTGGCATCTTTGTGCTGCAACGAAAATCGGCTGCCCTGCGCGACCGCCGCCATATCTACGGCGAAATCATGGCCAGCCGGCTCAACCAGGACGGTCACACCACCGGCCTGCTCACCCCCAGCGAACAGGCCCAGCAGCGACTCTTCCGGCACGCCCTGGCCGATGCCGGCGTGCATCCCAGCCAGGTCGGGATGATCGAAGGTCACGGAACCGGGACCCGGGTCGGAGATCCCGTCGAGCTGCGGTCGCTGATCAGCGTCTACGGCACCGACACCACGGCCGGCGCCGGCCCGCGGCTCGGCTCGGTGAAGTCCAACATCGGACATAGCCAAGCTGCGGCCGGCGCACTCGGGCTGACCAAAGTGCTCCTTGCCGCCGAGCACCAGACGATCCCACCCACCCTGCATGTCCGCGACGGCTGGCACGACGGCATCGACTGGGACGAACACGGAATCACGCTGGCCGAAACCATCACCGCCTGGCCGGCGAGCGACGGCCGCCGGATCGGCTCGGTGTCGGCGTTCGGGATGAGCGGCACCAACGCGCACCTGATCGTCGGGGTGGACGAGGTCGCGCCGTGCTGA
- a CDS encoding nuclear transport factor 2 family protein: protein MGHTPLMDVRTTIDTYLRAWTQQDPELIVTIFTDDATYQERVLGEPIRNRAGIRDYWQSKVVEGQANIDAWLLNLYIASDGTTAIAEWEATFDDRVQNVRKRMREVAILEFAGERIASLREYWASEIVG from the coding sequence GTGGGCCACACTCCCCTGATGGACGTCCGCACCACGATCGATACCTACCTGCGAGCCTGGACGCAACAAGACCCCGAGCTCATCGTCACGATCTTCACCGACGACGCCACCTACCAGGAGCGGGTGCTGGGCGAACCGATCCGCAACCGAGCCGGAATCCGTGACTACTGGCAGAGCAAGGTCGTCGAGGGCCAGGCCAACATCGATGCCTGGCTCCTCAACCTCTACATCGCCAGCGACGGCACCACGGCGATCGCCGAGTGGGAGGCGACGTTCGACGACCGCGTCCAGAACGTGCGCAAGCGGATGCGGGAAGTCGCCATCCTGGAATTCGCCGGTGAGCGAATCGCCAGCCTGCGTGAGTACTGGGCTTCAGAGATAGTCGGGTAA
- a CDS encoding thioesterase domain-containing protein: MAVDDTSAVAQFPSWIGRFPGPGAPTLVFPHAGGTAVNYRPLALALAAGADTYVMQYPQRADRFREPAAETLPELARSLFDAAPWYRLGPLRLFGHSMGSLVAFEFARLAEERGIEIQRLWASAAPAPGVVAGLRKVPTGDADLRAELAQLGGTDPRILADEEFLTLLLTPVRSDYLAFNRYQCAPDATIRADISVLGGRSDDRVGADLLERWADHTTGAWSMSLYDGGHFYHYEHIETLAKRIIADE; the protein is encoded by the coding sequence ATGGCCGTCGACGACACCTCGGCCGTCGCGCAGTTCCCCTCCTGGATCGGCCGCTTTCCCGGACCCGGCGCCCCCACTCTGGTCTTCCCCCACGCCGGCGGGACCGCGGTGAACTACCGCCCGTTGGCGCTGGCCCTGGCCGCCGGTGCCGACACCTACGTCATGCAGTATCCGCAGCGTGCCGACCGTTTCCGCGAGCCGGCAGCCGAAACCCTGCCGGAGTTGGCCCGCAGTCTGTTCGACGCCGCGCCCTGGTACCGGCTCGGGCCGCTGCGCCTGTTCGGGCACAGCATGGGCTCACTCGTCGCGTTCGAGTTCGCCCGGCTCGCCGAAGAGCGCGGCATCGAGATCCAGCGCCTGTGGGCCTCGGCGGCGCCGGCGCCCGGCGTGGTGGCCGGGCTGCGCAAGGTGCCCACCGGGGACGCCGACCTGCGCGCCGAACTGGCCCAGCTGGGCGGCACCGACCCGCGGATCCTGGCCGACGAGGAATTCCTCACCCTGCTGCTGACCCCGGTGCGCTCGGATTACCTGGCGTTCAACCGCTACCAGTGCGCACCCGACGCCACCATCCGTGCCGACATCAGCGTGCTGGGCGGCCGCTCCGACGACCGGGTCGGCGCCGACCTGCTGGAACGCTGGGCCGACCACACCACTGGCGCCTGGTCGATGTCGCTGTACGACGGCGGGCACTTCTATCACTACGAGCACATCGAGACCTTGGCGAAGCGGATCATTGCCGATGAATGA
- a CDS encoding amino acid adenylation domain-containing protein encodes MGPDEIRAQVADLLGADASAVDPEADLVGQGLDSIRMMSLAGRWRKQGIDVDFAALAADPRIAAWQALVGDRGEPAPATAPTDEPSDAAAPFPLAPMQHAMWVGRDDDVALGGVAGHLYVEFDGPGIEPDRLAAAAAALATRHPMLRVQFSPDGTQHIRADAELPVAVQDLRALDASEVAQRLAATRVAKSHQQLDDAVFELTVSLLPDGTARLHVDLDMQAADAMSYRTLMADLAAAYRGETLPELGYTYRQYRHATADRQPDENHRQWWAQRIPELPDPPKLPPPAGAPTDPRRSTRRWHWLDPGTRDALFGQARAHGVTPAMALAASFSHTLASWSDAPRFLLNVPLFGREPLHDDVDRLVGDFTSSLLLDVDLSQASTGAQRAHAVQDAMRTAAAHADYPGLAVLRDLSRHRGTQVLAPVVFTSALGLGELFADEVTGAFGTPVWIISQGPQVLLDAQVTEFDGGILVNWDVREDMFAPGVIDAMFAHHIADLTRLAGGDGWEQPVPAALPADQAQVRASVNAGSAEPSGETLQDGFFRQADRDPQAVALLHDSGELSYGELRVQALAVAAALQERGVRPGDTVALLGPKGVDQIPALLGILAAGAVYLPIAADQPPERRERILGLGGAVLALATGNALPALEIPVVAVPDALQHPGAVQPVRTDPSGLAYVVFTSGSTGEPKGVEVTHDAAMNTIETLSARFGFAPRDRSLALLTLDADMSVLDVFAMLRAGGAIVMVDEADRRSPEVWAQLVARHRVSVLNLMPGALEMLAATGGELSSVRAVLTGGDWVRPELARRFAVVAPGVRFAGLGGATETAIHATLCEVEGDPPACWAAVPYGTPLPNIACRVVGADGADRPDWVAGELWVTGRGIASGYRGRPDLTAEKFVEHDGRTWYRTGDLARYLPDGTLEFVGRADHRVKISGYRIELGEVESALRRLPGVAEAVVVALTEPGGREVLAAAVRSADPAVTAAGLHAGLAESLPEHMIPRQLQLVSAIPYTLSGKIDRRAVTAELAAAMAAGDGYREPAGPLQRALAAIIAEVLGAARVGADDDFFALGGDSVLATATVARIRTWLDAPGAVVADIFATRTVAGLAARLAAAEADPGRLDAVAEVYLEVAQLDSAEIADALADID; translated from the coding sequence GTGGGGCCGGACGAGATACGCGCACAGGTCGCTGACCTGCTCGGCGCCGACGCCAGTGCCGTCGATCCCGAGGCCGACCTGGTCGGACAGGGTCTGGACTCAATCCGGATGATGAGCCTGGCGGGCCGTTGGCGCAAACAGGGCATCGACGTCGACTTCGCTGCGCTGGCCGCCGACCCGCGCATCGCCGCCTGGCAGGCGCTGGTGGGCGACCGGGGCGAACCCGCACCCGCCACCGCGCCGACGGACGAGCCGAGCGATGCCGCCGCACCGTTTCCGCTGGCTCCAATGCAGCACGCCATGTGGGTGGGACGCGACGACGACGTCGCACTCGGCGGAGTGGCCGGACACCTCTATGTCGAGTTTGATGGGCCCGGCATCGAGCCGGACCGGCTGGCCGCTGCCGCAGCCGCGCTGGCCACCCGCCACCCGATGCTGCGAGTGCAGTTCTCACCCGACGGCACTCAACACATCCGGGCCGATGCCGAACTTCCCGTCGCGGTGCAGGACCTGCGCGCATTGGACGCCAGCGAGGTGGCCCAGCGGCTGGCCGCCACCCGGGTGGCGAAATCGCATCAGCAACTCGACGACGCGGTCTTCGAGCTCACGGTGTCGTTGCTGCCGGATGGCACCGCGCGTCTGCACGTCGACCTGGACATGCAGGCCGCCGACGCGATGAGTTACCGCACCCTGATGGCGGATCTGGCCGCCGCCTACCGGGGAGAGACGTTGCCGGAGCTGGGCTACACCTATCGGCAGTACCGCCACGCCACCGCCGACCGCCAACCCGACGAGAACCACCGCCAGTGGTGGGCGCAGCGCATCCCCGAGCTGCCCGACCCGCCCAAGCTGCCGCCGCCCGCCGGGGCTCCGACCGACCCGCGCCGCAGCACCCGGCGGTGGCACTGGCTGGACCCGGGCACGCGCGACGCGCTGTTCGGTCAGGCTCGCGCGCACGGCGTCACCCCGGCCATGGCCCTGGCCGCCTCGTTCTCCCACACCCTGGCCAGTTGGTCGGACGCACCGCGCTTCCTGCTCAATGTGCCGCTGTTCGGCCGGGAACCGTTGCACGACGACGTCGACCGGCTGGTGGGTGATTTCACCTCGTCGCTGCTGCTGGATGTGGACCTGAGTCAGGCCAGCACCGGCGCGCAGCGCGCGCACGCGGTGCAGGACGCCATGCGCACCGCCGCCGCGCACGCCGACTATCCCGGATTGGCGGTGCTGCGTGACCTGAGCCGCCACCGCGGCACCCAGGTGCTGGCGCCGGTGGTGTTCACCAGTGCGCTGGGACTCGGGGAGCTGTTCGCCGATGAGGTCACCGGCGCGTTCGGCACCCCGGTGTGGATCATCTCCCAGGGTCCGCAAGTGCTGCTGGATGCGCAGGTCACCGAGTTCGACGGTGGCATCTTGGTGAACTGGGACGTGCGTGAGGACATGTTCGCGCCGGGCGTGATCGACGCAATGTTCGCCCATCACATCGCCGACCTGACCCGGCTGGCCGGCGGCGACGGCTGGGAGCAGCCGGTACCGGCAGCATTACCCGCCGACCAGGCCCAGGTGCGCGCGTCGGTCAACGCAGGCAGCGCAGAACCGAGTGGGGAAACGCTGCAGGACGGGTTCTTTCGCCAGGCCGACCGGGATCCCCAGGCGGTCGCGCTGCTGCATGATTCGGGGGAACTGAGCTACGGCGAGCTACGCGTCCAGGCGTTGGCGGTGGCCGCAGCCCTGCAGGAGCGTGGCGTCCGACCCGGTGACACCGTGGCGCTGCTGGGTCCCAAGGGAGTTGACCAGATTCCGGCGCTGCTGGGCATCCTGGCCGCCGGGGCGGTCTATCTGCCGATCGCGGCCGATCAGCCGCCCGAGCGCCGAGAGCGGATCCTGGGCCTGGGCGGTGCGGTGCTGGCCCTGGCGACCGGGAACGCACTGCCCGCGTTGGAGATTCCGGTGGTGGCCGTGCCCGATGCCCTGCAGCACCCCGGTGCAGTACAGCCGGTTCGCACCGATCCATCCGGGCTGGCCTATGTGGTGTTCACCTCTGGCTCCACCGGCGAGCCCAAGGGCGTCGAAGTCACCCACGACGCCGCCATGAACACCATCGAAACACTCAGCGCTCGTTTTGGATTCGCTCCGAGGGACCGCAGCCTGGCGCTGCTGACCCTGGACGCCGACATGTCGGTGCTCGACGTCTTCGCCATGCTGCGCGCCGGGGGAGCGATCGTCATGGTCGATGAAGCCGACCGGCGCAGCCCCGAAGTGTGGGCGCAGCTGGTGGCGCGGCACCGGGTCAGCGTGCTCAACCTGATGCCGGGGGCGCTGGAGATGTTGGCCGCCACCGGCGGCGAACTGTCTTCGGTGCGTGCGGTGTTGACCGGCGGCGACTGGGTGCGCCCGGAATTGGCGCGGCGGTTTGCCGTGGTGGCGCCCGGGGTGCGGTTCGCCGGGCTGGGTGGGGCGACCGAAACCGCCATCCACGCCACGCTGTGTGAGGTCGAGGGTGATCCGCCGGCGTGTTGGGCCGCGGTGCCCTACGGCACCCCGCTGCCCAACATCGCCTGCCGGGTTGTCGGCGCCGACGGAGCCGACCGCCCGGACTGGGTGGCCGGCGAACTGTGGGTCACCGGACGCGGCATCGCCTCGGGCTATCGCGGGCGGCCCGACCTGACCGCCGAGAAGTTCGTCGAGCACGACGGCCGAACCTGGTATCGCACTGGCGATCTGGCCCGCTATCTTCCCGACGGCACTCTGGAGTTCGTCGGCCGCGCCGATCACCGGGTCAAAATCAGCGGCTATCGCATCGAACTCGGTGAGGTCGAATCCGCACTGCGCCGGCTGCCCGGGGTCGCCGAGGCGGTGGTGGTGGCGCTCACCGAGCCCGGCGGGCGTGAGGTGTTGGCCGCTGCGGTGCGCAGCGCCGATCCCGCGGTAACCGCTGCCGGATTGCATGCCGGGCTGGCCGAGTCGCTGCCCGAGCACATGATTCCCCGTCAGCTGCAACTGGTTTCGGCGATTCCCTACACCCTCTCGGGCAAGATCGACCGGCGGGCGGTGACGGCCGAACTGGCCGCGGCGATGGCGGCCGGCGACGGCTACCGCGAACCGGCCGGCCCGCTGCAGCGCGCCCTGGCCGCGATCATCGCCGAGGTGCTCGGCGCCGCCCGAGTCGGGGCCGACGACGACTTCTTCGCCCTGGGCGGCGATTCGGTGCTGGCCACCGCCACCGTGGCACGCATCCGCACCTGGCTGGACGCTCCCGGCGCGGTGGTCGCCGACATCTTCGCCACCCGAACCGTCGCAGGGCTGGCTGCTCGGCTGGCTGCTGCTGAGGCCGACCCTGGTCGGTTGGACGCGGTCGCGGAGGTGTATCTGGAAGTGGCACAGCTTGATTCGGCGGAGATTGCCGACGCGCTGGCCGACATCGACTGA
- a CDS encoding cutinase family protein, with protein sequence MNARRSLLLLGIPVVSALAALPSAPLVPSASAASCPDIEVTFARGTGEAPGVGAVGQKFVDALRSQVGGRSVEVYAVNYPAGEDWPPSASDGAGDANAHVQSMVATCPNTKLVLGGYSQGAMVIDLITIARASVAGFNAATLSEEEAAHVAAVAVFGNPTDRYLGGPISEISPWYGAKAIDLCAEGDPVCTPGALALPSHDEMFSAPHLSYAQSPMPGQAAGFVASHL encoded by the coding sequence ATGAACGCGCGCCGATCGCTGCTATTGCTCGGTATACCGGTGGTGTCGGCGTTGGCCGCGCTGCCCAGCGCCCCGCTCGTCCCCTCCGCCTCGGCCGCCAGCTGTCCCGACATCGAGGTGACCTTCGCTCGGGGGACCGGCGAAGCGCCCGGCGTCGGCGCGGTCGGCCAGAAGTTCGTCGATGCCCTGCGCTCGCAGGTCGGCGGGCGGTCCGTCGAGGTGTATGCGGTCAATTACCCGGCAGGCGAGGACTGGCCGCCGTCGGCGTCTGACGGCGCTGGTGATGCGAACGCGCACGTTCAGTCCATGGTGGCGACCTGTCCCAACACCAAGCTGGTGCTCGGCGGCTATTCGCAAGGCGCCATGGTCATCGATCTGATCACCATTGCGCGGGCATCGGTGGCAGGCTTCAACGCCGCGACCTTATCTGAGGAGGAGGCCGCACACGTGGCTGCGGTTGCGGTATTCGGCAATCCCACCGACCGGTACCTGGGCGGACCGATCAGCGAGATCAGCCCCTGGTACGGAGCCAAGGCCATCGATCTGTGTGCCGAGGGCGATCCGGTCTGCACTCCGGGAGCCCTGGCGTTGCCGTCGCATGACGAGATGTTCTCCGCGCCGCACCTGTCCTATGCGCAGTCGCCGATGCCCGGTCAGGCCGCGGGCTTCGTGGCGAGCCATCTCTGA